In the genome of Halodesulfovibrio sp., the window TCCGTACAAAAAGGCGTGGGCTGTTGAAGATGCAGTGGCGTTTATTCAAGAAAATGCAGGCAAGCACTTTGATCCAAAACTTGTTGATATTTTTATCAAAGAGCTGCCAGCCATACTTGAAATTAAAAACAAATATGCAGAATCTGCGGTGACCGGCACTAAGAATTTTTCACACATGCTGGGCGTAGGTACATAATAATTTTGTATACGCTATATTGAGATTTAGTGATTGTTTATCAATTATGCATAAAAAAGGATGGAACGTTGAGTTCCATCCTTTTTTCGTTGTGTCATTGTAAGATTACACTTGATGTTGCGTAGAAGAAAGATGTTGTGCGGATTGTTAATTATGCAGCAAAAGTTTTTGAATTAAAATGCAGTGCGTTATGATTCTAACTCAAGCAAGTCCGACTCTTTGCCGATAGCTACAAGCGTGTCACCTTCTTCTAACACTCTGTCAGCAGCAGGGACAAACTCGTAATCTTTGTCTCCCTTTTTTTTGATGGCAACAACCATGACGCCAAACGTTGTCAATCCTAAGTCAATAAGGCTTTTGCCAGCCCAATTATCTACTTCTAATTCCTGCAATAAAATGTTCCCACCTAGGGGAAGCAAATCCAGCATGCCGGGGTTTGCTATACGGTGAGCAAATTGGCTTGCTGCGTCACGTTCTGGTTGGATTACCGTCTCAACACCAAGCCTGCGGAGTACTATTGCGTGTTCATGGCTGATTGCTTTTACAGCAAGGTTTTTGATTCCCATTTCTTGAAGATTAAGCACGATGAGAATAGACGTTTCCATCGACTTGCCTACACTGACCACGACTTTATCTAGGTCCATAAAGCGAAGTTGCTTGAGTACGTTGTCGTCCGTTGCGTCTGCCTGATATGTTTGTGAAAGGAATTCTTCAGCTTTTTTTGTAGCGTTGGAGGAGCTGTCCACGCCAATAACAGTGTGTCCGAGGTCGGATAAAAATTCGGCGAGTGCGCTGCCAAATTTGCCAAGTCCAATAATTCCGACTTCTTTTTTCGTCATGTTCTATGCTCCTAACCGATAGGAAGGTCTGTTTCCGGTACCTTGTACCGGAGGTTTGAATGAAACTGTTGGAGTGTTGTCAGCAGCCAAATGGGACCGATTCGTCCAATAAACATAAGAATAATCAGCACACATTTTCCTGCGGTAGTTAATTTTGCTGTCAATCCCATGCTGAGTCCTACGGTTCCGAATGCTGAAACAACTTCAAAAAATATTTCTAAAAATTGTCCACGCAACTCACCGTGCGAAAGGTTGCCGCCCTCTGTCAGATTGAGTGCAACTGTAGCAAGGCAGATAATGATAGTAGCGATAAAAATGAGGGATACTACTTTATTAATCGTTTTTGCATCCAAGGCTTTGTTGTCGATGACAACTTGTTCGCGCCCGCGAACTTGAGCGAGCATAAATGCCCCGAGAGCACGAAAGGTTGTCACTTTAATCCCACCAGCGCATGAACCGGGTGCACCTCCTATGACCATTAAAAAAATCATAAATAGCAAATAGAGGTTCGTCATTTCCGACATGTCTACAGTGCTGAATCCGGCTGTGCGTGCGGATACTGACTGGAAAAGTGATGTAAGCAGTGAGGTGCTTAACGGCTCTTCTGGGAGGTAGGATATGCGTGAAACAAACAATGCCAGTGCTCCGCCAAAAATAAGAACAGCCGAGGTAGATAAAATTACTTTTGTGATGAATGTAAGGCGGCGAGTTCTGCCTTGCCTGAGCCATAAATGGATTTCATCCAATACAGCGAACCCTAAACCGCCCAGAATAATGAGCAGCATGATGGTGAAATTGACCCCCGTGTTGGTTGCCATGCTTAGTAAGCTATCAGGGAATAATGAGAATCCGGCATTGCAGAATGCAGAAACTGCATGGAAAATAGCTGAAAAGACCGTGAATCTGCCATCTGCAAAAAAGTAGAGAAGAATAGCTCCTACGATCTCGATAGTGCAGGTCATAGCGACAAGTCGGAGTAAAAAGCGTCCGAGATCAAAAGAGGTATTATGGAGAAGCGCCTGTCCTACTGCAAGCCTGTCTGTCAGGGTTACTCGTCTTCTGAGTAAGTAAAGGGCTAGGCTTGAGTAGGTCATGATGCCAAGTCCGCCAAGCTGAATAAGGACAAGAAGTGCTGTTTGTCCTTCGCTTGTCAATG includes:
- a CDS encoding TrkA family potassium uptake protein; this translates as MTKKEVGIIGLGKFGSALAEFLSDLGHTVIGVDSSSNATKKAEEFLSQTYQADATDDNVLKQLRFMDLDKVVVSVGKSMETSILIVLNLQEMGIKNLAVKAISHEHAIVLRRLGVETVIQPERDAASQFAHRIANPGMLDLLPLGGNILLQELEVDNWAGKSLIDLGLTTFGVMVVAIKKKGDKDYEFVPAADRVLEEGDTLVAIGKESDLLELES
- a CDS encoding potassium transporter TrkG, producing the protein MTKKTLLPFILPVAAFITAIIAGAALLHKFSVSTVSWVDALFTATSAVCVTGLSVVDPASALTSEGQTALLVLIQLGGLGIMTYSSLALYLLRRRVTLTDRLAVGQALLHNTSFDLGRFLLRLVAMTCTIEIVGAILLYFFADGRFTVFSAIFHAVSAFCNAGFSLFPDSLLSMATNTGVNFTIMLLIILGGLGFAVLDEIHLWLRQGRTRRLTFITKVILSTSAVLIFGGALALFVSRISYLPEEPLSTSLLTSLFQSVSARTAGFSTVDMSEMTNLYLLFMIFLMVIGGAPGSCAGGIKVTTFRALGAFMLAQVRGREQVVIDNKALDAKTINKVVSLIFIATIIICLATVALNLTEGGNLSHGELRGQFLEIFFEVVSAFGTVGLSMGLTAKLTTAGKCVLIILMFIGRIGPIWLLTTLQQFHSNLRYKVPETDLPIG